A portion of the Colius striatus isolate bColStr4 chromosome 1, bColStr4.1.hap1, whole genome shotgun sequence genome contains these proteins:
- the KLHL34 gene encoding kelch-like protein 34 — MSYFLSYCKAHCTTVLAQYQTLRSEGFLCDILLKVKENEFPAHKSLLACSSDYFRAMFKSYTQESKASVIHLQVVSPTGLQHVLDFIYTSLLPLSFESLEDILEAASYLQVTDAIGLCNQYLVNNLALENCCFSANVARKFYLPDAIAATEKYIISNLWKLLDLDLPGLLELNFRSLLAVVQSPDLPMVKETCLLNFVLLWLKQDKSRLVHANGLLEHIRYGLIPVEELRKTYTQSEVPLSSGIKCFIIKAINYHTSVFKQPVLQDKFTTLRNQKTWIILLGGGTASEGLVSDVVAFDVYNHKWRALTQVQDKVQNHSVCVVGNFLYVLGGEIESDALGDTKNEKVLSVTNKVHRYDPRFNTWTQITGMLEKRCQFSCCVLGKDIFAIGGKGEDGSLHSSVEVYDISRDRWTKVKELPCKIHGHASAICKNTVYISGGKYSDPANTSKDVYSLSLPKECWMKQAPMSIARFGHQMATIREAIFTFLGLYEPFSEIERYDPDKNQWTRLRPLIYDRFCYGLAVVEETALLIGGKKWQNSREVPTQDVVGYDIDNDGWEEICKAPLPWCGLQCAVLQLSELADVQHSDSQQKKPLNC, encoded by the coding sequence ATGAGCTACTTTCTGTCCTACTGTAAAGCGCACTGCACCACCGTACTCGCGCAGTACCAGACCCTGAGATCAGAGGGCTTTTTGTGTGATATTTTGCtgaaagtgaaggaaaatgaaTTTCCTGCACACAAGTCCTTGTTGGCATGCTCCAGTGATTATTTCCGAGCCATGTTCAAAAGTTATACCCAAGAGTCTAAAGCCAGTGTAATTCACCTGCAAGTTGTCTCACCCACTGGTCTCCAGCATGTCCTGGATTTCATTTACACTTCCTTGTTGCCCCTTTCCTTTGAAAGCCTGGAGGATATCTTGGAAGCTGCAAGCTACCTGCAAGTGACGGATGCCATTGGCTTGTGCAATCAGTACTTGGTTAACAATCTTGCTTTGGAAAACTGCTGCTTCTCCGCCAACGTGGCCAGGAAGTTCTACCTGCCGGATGCCAtagcagcaacagaaaaatacattatcAGTAATCTCTGGAAGCTACTGGACTTGGACTTGCCAGGACTGCTCGAGCTGAACTTCAGGTCTTTGCTAGCAGTGGTTCAATCACCAGATCTCCCCATGGTGAAAGAAACCTGCCTGCTGAATtttgtgctgctgtggctgaagCAGGATAAATCCAGGCTAGTTCATGCAAATGGCCTTTTAGAGCACATAAGATATGGCCTCATCCCTGTGGAAGAGCTGAGAAAAACCTACACACAGTCAGAAGTGCCCCTCTCCTCAGGTATTAAGTGCTTTATTATTAAAGCAATTAATTACCATACATCTGTTTTCAAACAGCCTGTCCTGCAGGATAAGTTCACCACACTGAGGAACCAGAAAACTTGGATCATTCTGCTGGGGGGAGGGACAGCAAGCGAGGGACTCGTCTCTGATGTGGTAGCCTTCGACGTTTACAATCACAAATGGCGAGCTCTCACGCAGGTGCAGGACAAAGTGCAGAACcacagtgtgtgtgtggtggggaaCTTCCTCTATGTCTTGGGTGGGGAAATAGAAAGTGATGCCCTGGGTGacacaaaaaatgaaaaggtcTTATCAGTTACCAACAAGGTCCATCGTTACGATCCCAGATTTAACACATGGACCCAAATCACAGGCATGCTGGAAAAGAGATGCCAGTTTTCTTGTTGTGTCCTAGGCAAGGACATCTTTGCCATTGGTGGAAAGGGTGAGGATGGGTCGCTGCATTCATCTGTGGAAGTCTATGACATCAGCAGGGACAGATGGACAAAGGTCAAGGAATTGCCATGCAAGATACATGGTCATGCCAGTGCCATTTGCAAGAATACTGTATATATCTCAGGAGGCAAGTACTCAGACCCAGCCAACACAAGCAAGGACGTGTATTCTCTGAGCTTGCCCAAAGAGTGTTGGATGAAACAAGCCCCCATGAGCATTGCTCGATTTGGGCATCAGATGGCAACAATCAGAGAAGCCATATTCACCTTTTTAGGATTATATGAACCATTCTCTGAAATAGAAAGATACGACCCTGATAAAAACCAATGGACTCGGTTAAGACCTCTGATCTATGACAGATTTTGCTACGGTCTGGCCGTGGTAGAGGAAACGGCTCTCCTTATCGGGGGAAAGAAATGGCAAAACTCACGAGAAGTCCCCACACAAGATGTGGTTGGCTATGACATCGACAATGACGGCTGGGAAGAGATCTGCAAAGCCCCATTGCCTTGGTGTGGACTACAGTGTGCGGTGCTGCAGCTGTCTGAACTAGCTGATGTGCAGCACAGCGACAGCCAGCAGAAGAAGCCGCTGAACTGCTGA